The DNA segment GGTTCGCGTAAGGTCACGCACATCTACCCCCGGCGACCCGTGGTGCACCAGTGATCCGATTCGACAACGTCTCCAAGGCCTACCCCAAACAGAACCGTCCAGCCCTCCGGGACGTCACCCTGGAGGTCGAGAAGGGCGAGTTCGTGTTCCTCGTGGGGTCCTCGGGCTCCGGCAAGTCCACCTTCCTGCGGCTGATCCTCCGCGAGGAGCGGGTCAGCCACGGGCAGGTGCACGTCCTGGGCAAGGACCTCGCACGCGTCTCCAACTGGAAGGTGCCGCAGGTCCGGCGCCAGCTGGGGACGGTCTTCCAGGACTTCCGTCTGCTGCCCAACAAGACGGTCGCCGAGAACGTCGCCTTCGCGCAGGAGGTCATCGGTAAGTCCCGCGGCGAGATCCGCAAGTCCGTGCCGCAGGTGCTCGACCTCGTCGGGCTCGGCGGCAAGGAGGACCGGATGCCCGGCGAGCTCTCCGGCGGTGAGCAGCAGCGCGTCGCCATCGCGCGGGCCTTCGTCAACCGGCCCAAGCTGCTCATCTGCGACGAGCCCACCGGCAACCTCGACCCGCAGACCTCGGTGGGCATCATGAAGCTGCTCGACCGGATCAACCGGACGGGCACCACCGTGGTGATGGCGACGCACGACCAGAACATCGTGGACCAGATGCGCAAGCGCGTCATCGAGCTGGAGAAGGGCCGCCTCGTCCGTGACCAGGCGCGCGGCGTCTACGGCTACCAGCACTGACGAGGAACGGAAAGGCTTAACCCCACGCCATGCGCGCCCAGTTCGTTCTGTCGGAGATCGGTGTCGGTCTCCGCCGCAATCTGACGATGACCTTCGCCGTCGTCGTCTCCGTCGCCCTGTCGCTCGCCCTGTTCGGTGCCTCGCTCCTGATGAGCGACCAGGTCACCAGCATGAAGGGCTACTGGTACGACAAGGTCAACGTCTCCATCTTCCTGTGCAACAAGAGTGACGCCGAGTCCGACCCCAACTGCGCCAAGGGGGCGGTGACCGAGGACCAGAAGGGGCAGATCAAGGGCGACCTGAAGAAGATGTCGGTCGTCGACTCGGTCACCCACGAGTCCCAGGACGCGGCGTACAAGCACTACAAGGAGCAGTTCGGCGACTCCCCGCTGGCCAGCTCCCTCACGCCGGACCAGATGCAGGAGTCGTACCGCATCAAGCTCAAGGACCCGGAGAAGTACGAGGTCGTCGCGACCGCCTTCGACGGGCGGGACGGGGTGCAGTCCGTGCAGGACCAGAAGGGCATCCTGGACAACCTCTTCGGTCTGCTGAACGGTATGAACTGGGCCGCCCGCGCGGTGATGGCCCTCATGCTGGTCGTCGCCCTCATGCTGATCGTCAACACGGTGCGTGTCTCGGCGTTCAGCCGTCGGCGCGAGACCGGGATCATGCGGCTGGTGGGCGCCTCGGGCTTCTACATCCAGGCGCCGTTCATCGCCGAGGCCGCGGTCGCCGGACTCATCGGCGGCACCCTCGCCTGCGGGTTCCTGCTGGTGGGCCGGTACTTCATCATCGACAACGGACTGGCGCTGTCGGAGAAGCTGAACCTGATCAACTTCATCGGCTGGGACGCGGTGCTGACGAAGCTTCCGCTGATCCTCGCCACCAGTCTGCTGATGCCGGCCCTGGCCGCTTTCTTCGCGCTGCGCAAGTACCTGAAGGTGTGACTCTTGCCAAGAGGGGCGTACGGGCAACCGGCCGTGCGCCCCTTCGTGCTGTCCTAGACTCACCGGCATGTCAGGTCGTGCCCTGTTCTGCGAGCCCCGTCGGATCCGCCGAGGGGGCGCCCTGACCTTGGTGTTCGCCGGTGTGCTCGTGGCCGGCGCGGCCACCGGCAACCTGCCCGCACCGGCCGACCGGAAGCCCGCCGCGGACAGTGCCCCGTCGGCCGCCCCCGTCGACCGCCACGCCGAGGTCGCCGAGGCGGCCGAGGAGGCCATGGCTGCCGGCACGTCCCCCGTGGA comes from the Streptomyces sp. KMM 9044 genome and includes:
- the ftsE gene encoding cell division ATP-binding protein FtsE is translated as MIRFDNVSKAYPKQNRPALRDVTLEVEKGEFVFLVGSSGSGKSTFLRLILREERVSHGQVHVLGKDLARVSNWKVPQVRRQLGTVFQDFRLLPNKTVAENVAFAQEVIGKSRGEIRKSVPQVLDLVGLGGKEDRMPGELSGGEQQRVAIARAFVNRPKLLICDEPTGNLDPQTSVGIMKLLDRINRTGTTVVMATHDQNIVDQMRKRVIELEKGRLVRDQARGVYGYQH
- the ftsX gene encoding permease-like cell division protein FtsX, with the protein product MRAQFVLSEIGVGLRRNLTMTFAVVVSVALSLALFGASLLMSDQVTSMKGYWYDKVNVSIFLCNKSDAESDPNCAKGAVTEDQKGQIKGDLKKMSVVDSVTHESQDAAYKHYKEQFGDSPLASSLTPDQMQESYRIKLKDPEKYEVVATAFDGRDGVQSVQDQKGILDNLFGLLNGMNWAARAVMALMLVVALMLIVNTVRVSAFSRRRETGIMRLVGASGFYIQAPFIAEAAVAGLIGGTLACGFLLVGRYFIIDNGLALSEKLNLINFIGWDAVLTKLPLILATSLLMPALAAFFALRKYLKV